A window of Rhododendron vialii isolate Sample 1 chromosome 11a, ASM3025357v1 contains these coding sequences:
- the LOC131306715 gene encoding protein REVERSION-TO-ETHYLENE SENSITIVITY1 isoform X1 codes for MELKPTYDVEDTSSTQRIQHGLWPRGEIDPKKSKFPCCLVWTPLPVVSWLAPFIGHVGICREDGAVLDFSGSNFVNVDDFAFGAVARYVQLDREQCCFPPNLVGHTCKHRYRHAEYGTAITWDDALRSGERHFQHKSYNLFTCNCHSFAAGCLNRVCYGGTLGWNMVNVAVLVLFKGRWVSPLSILRSFLPFTLVLCLGIFMVGWPFLIGLMFFALLLVGWFTFGTYCLKKLLEC; via the exons ATGGAGCTAAAACCAACTTATGATGTTGAAGATACCTCTTCTACACAGAGAATTCAGCATGGCCTGTGGCCACGGGGTGAAATTGATCCAAAGAAATCAAAGTTCCCTTGTTGTTTAGTTTGGACTCCCCTTCCGGTCGTCTCATGGTTGGCTCCTTTCATTGGACATGTTGGCATATGCAGGGAGGATGGAGCTGTTTTAGATTTCTCTGGATCCAATTTTGTGAATGTTGATGATTTTGCATTTGGCGCCGTAGCCAGATACGTCCAACTTGACAGAGAGCAG TGTTGCTTTCCTCCGAACCTTGTGGGACACACATGCAAACACCGTTACAGGCATGCAGAGTATGGGACTGCAATCACATGGGATGATGCGCTCCGTTCCGGTGAGCGCCACTTCCAGCATAAATCATATAACCTCTTCACCTGTAACTGCCACTCATTTGCTGCTGGTTGTCTGAACCGAGTCTGTTATGGTGGAACGTTGGGTTGGAACATGGTGAATGTTGCGGTTTTGGTACTATTCAAGGGACGGTGGGTCAGCCCCTTGTCAATCTTGAGATCTTTTTTGCCTTTTACATTGGTGTTGTGTTTGGGTATTTTCATGGTCGGGTGGCCGTTCTTGATCGGACTTATGTTTTTCGCTCTCCTCCTGGTTGGATGGTTTACGTTTGGTACTTATTGTTTAAAAAAACTGTTAGAATGCTAG
- the LOC131306715 gene encoding protein REVERSION-TO-ETHYLENE SENSITIVITY1 isoform X2 — translation MELKPTYDVEDTSSTQRIQHGLWPRGEIDPKKSKFPCCLVWTPLPVVSWLAPFIGHVGICREDGAVLDFSGSNFVNVDDFAFGAVARYVQLDREQRGMEAQKLSRTEDPLSEERL, via the exons ATGGAGCTAAAACCAACTTATGATGTTGAAGATACCTCTTCTACACAGAGAATTCAGCATGGCCTGTGGCCACGGGGTGAAATTGATCCAAAGAAATCAAAGTTCCCTTGTTGTTTAGTTTGGACTCCCCTTCCGGTCGTCTCATGGTTGGCTCCTTTCATTGGACATGTTGGCATATGCAGGGAGGATGGAGCTGTTTTAGATTTCTCTGGATCCAATTTTGTGAATGTTGATGATTTTGCATTTGGCGCCGTAGCCAGATACGTCCAACTTGACAGAGAGCAG CGTGGGATGGAGGCACAGAAACTTTCGAGGACAGAGGATCCCTTGTCAGAAGAAAGATTATAG